In Haloarchaeobius salinus, the sequence CGACGATCTTCCCGAAGGACTGGCGCATGCCGTCGGAGACACGGTCGGCACCCGCGCCGGTGGCCTGCTTGTTCTCGCGGATGACGTGGTGCGGGAACTTCCGGAGGATCATGTAGTAGTTGCCCTCGCCGAGGGTCTTGATGAGGTGGCGGTTGGCCGACAGCCGGGAGGCCTCGAGCGAGCCGTGGCGCAGCTGGCACTCCTCCTCGAGCACCAGCGAGATCTGGACGGGCCAGTCGTCGGGGTCGCTGGCGGTGTCGCCCATCTTGTGCTGTGCGATCTTCGAGCCGGGGATGCCGGTGATGTACTCGCGTCGTGTGTACGCGGGCTTGGAGATCTCCCGGTACATCGACGCCGGTTTGTCGGACATGGTTATTACGGGCAACTGAGGCCGAGCGCGCGAATAAAGGCTTCGAAGCGGAGCGGGCAGGAGAGAGAACGGCCGGTCGAACGGCGGACTCAGCTGGCGGCGTAGCAGTCGCCGTCGCACTCGACGAGGCCGGAGTCGGTCAGCGAGCCGAGGACCGAGAACAGCGCGAGCTTCGGGACGTCGAGCGACTGCTGCATCTCGTCGACGGTCGACTGACCGGCGGTGTCGAGGTAGAGGTAGATCAGCTTCGCCGTCGGCGACGTGAGCTCCGCGGGAATCGGTTCGGTGGTCTGTCTGAGGGCAGCGCGTTGGGTGCTCATTGTATCTCAAACGACGTCTGCATCAGATATAAAGCTATGCCCAATGCGATGAAAATACCTAATATTGCCTTCGATATGTAATGATACACGCTCCCTCGGCTGGGTGTGTATCGCACAGTGCGGCTCGCCGTCTGGGGCGACGGGGACAGCCGTCGCTCCGTGGTGTGTAGGACACGGGGACGGCGGCCGTGCAGCCACTCACGGCCGCCGTCAGAGCATGAGTGACGGCAGCACACGGAGATCCTGCAGACTCGCGTCGACAGGTGCACTCCAGCGCACAGCGGGTCACCGCTGCAAGCATGGCTACGTGCCGGTGTATTAAAATCTTGCCCAATAGCGCAAGTTTGGACACTTATATTCCTATAATAGTGCTGTCTCAGATAGTTATCTGGACAGAATCTGCCTGAATGTGTGTCTCGGAGGGGTGTGGAGTCGGGAAACTGTCCGTTCGTGTACGCACCCGCCGTAATCGCCACGGACGGCGTCGTCACTGACCGGCGAGCGACCGTTCGCAGGATGGATGCGAGGAGCGGTGCTCCTCGTGGTCGAAGTTGTGGCTCGCGCCGAAAGGGGCGCGAGCGTGAATCGGATCGTGGGCGTCCGTTAGGAGCCGACGCTCAGAGACGGGTTACGTTCTTTGCGCGCGGGCCCTTCGGGGCGTCCTCGATCTCGAATTCGATCTCCTGTCCCTCTTCGAGGTCCGGTCCGCCAACGTCCTCCATGTGGAAGAAAACGTCCTCGTCC encodes:
- a CDS encoding 50S ribosomal protein L16, whose translation is MSDKPASMYREISKPAYTRREYITGIPGSKIAQHKMGDTASDPDDWPVQISLVLEEECQLRHGSLEASRLSANRHLIKTLGEGNYYMILRKFPHHVIRENKQATGAGADRVSDGMRQSFGKIVGTAARVPNGERLFTCWCTVEQAPEVKDAFRRAYNKISPPCRVVVERGEEKLIA
- a CDS encoding helix-turn-helix domain-containing protein: MSTQRAALRQTTEPIPAELTSPTAKLIYLYLDTAGQSTVDEMQQSLDVPKLALFSVLGSLTDSGLVECDGDCYAAS
- a CDS encoding cold-shock protein, with protein sequence MAKGKVDFFNDTGGYGFIDTEDADEDVFFHMEDVGGPDLEEGQEIEFEIEDAPKGPRAKNVTRL